Genomic DNA from Desulfonema ishimotonii:
CATAAAGACCCTTTCGTAATCCTTGGTGAGGAAGGAGATGGAAAAACTTGGGCGATTGCTTCGTTTGCAGAACAGCTTGCAAAAAAACAAACGTCTCCGCCAATAATTTTTATCACCTCAAATCTTCTATCTTCAGATGATCCATTTCAATTAATCGTCAATACTCTTAAAAAACAGCTTTCTGAACCGAGGAACGGCTATTGGGAAAAACGGCTTAAAAATTGGCTTAAGCGACCGAACGGAACGTCGCCATTATGCTTGCTTGTGTTAGATGGCCTGAATGAATATCCCACATTTAATTGGCGTAATTTATTGGAAGCTTTGGATGCTTCTCCCTGGTTTGGACGATTTGCACTTCTTATAAGCTGTAGGAGTGCATATTGGGAGAGACATCTGAAATTTTTTCATGGCAAATATCAGCACGTTTGGGAATTGCCGGGTTTTAATCAAACCGAACTATCTCTTGCCCTTGATATAAAAGGGTTAAAGCGTACTAATGTTGAAAATTTGCTCCCTCTTATTTCCAAACCGCGTTATTTCAGTCTTATGATCAGGTTAAAAGATCAAATAGCAGAATCAGGTGATATTACCATTGAAAGGCTTTTTTACGAAGATTGGAAAGATCGGGTCCGGCGAAAAAATCAAAGACACACCTTCAGTGATGATGATTTTCAATATCTTATAACGGAAGTTGCACAAAAATTAATAAATAATTCATTTCTTAAATTAGATGATGTTAAATCAGAAATAAATTCAGATAGCCCTTTTAATATTGTAGAAGAATTGGTCTCCAGCAGAATATTGGTTGAAGAAAAAAAAGTTATCAAAAGACAACGGTATAAAATTGATAATCAGTATTTGATTTACGGCCTTGGCTTACTTTTATTAGATGAAACGAGCCAAATGAGTTCTGCCACTGATCAAGAAATTGATGAAGCTATTTTTCACTGGATAGAACCGAAAGGTTCTGATCTTCAAGCAAAAATACTTGGCACTGCTTCCGCGTTAGCTTTAATTATAGAAGATTGCTCTGAAAATATAAGAAACCGTCTATTACTGAATTGGGTCAGTGTACAGAATTTTGCTGAAAGTGCATGGTGGCAAATACCGGATTATTTTTCCGTAAGACCAGAGACATATCTGAATATTGCGGAAAAATTATGGTCGTCAGATGAAAATAACGGTTTAGCTCAGGATCTTTTGATGGAGGGATTTTTGAAATATGGCCGGATTGATAGAATTCAAAAAATCCTGATTCCATATTTTGAACGTTGGATGGGATTTATCCATCTTTATGGCTATGCTTGGCTAAACGACCAAAATGGAAGCGGAGAAAAGGAGAAAGAAAGGCAGAAAATAGCTGATCGTATCGGAATTTCAGAGATCTCTCCGGGTCCCTTGAATGTTGAGGGTTACGATTTTGAAATTATTACAGATGAAAAATTATTGAGGCTTTCCCGATTGGCATTAGCAGTCATATCTCATTTAGATCGAAAACCTTTTATTAGGGCAATTACAATCGGAATCATAAGCAAAAGGATCGTGAACAGATTTGAAATTGATGACTTATTTTCATGGACTCTGCGAACCGCCCCTGATGATATTTGGTTGTCAATAAAATCAGAAGCAGAGCAACTTCTTAAATCAGAAAAACATCCCTTTAGGCAATCGGGGTATAAACTTCTGACTCATTTTGGGAGCCTGGAAGCTTACCGGTTAAGGGAAAAACTTCCTGTACATTTGATTCCCAAAGCTCCTCTTCAAAAAGAGTATGAGGTGAATCCGTGTGATTGTATTTTTTACTGGTGGACAAAAGAAAACTATTGGGACTGTTTAAGTAAAAGTAATCAAATTGGACATATTTCATCTATGATGCGGATGGTTGCTTTGGAACCCAATATTGGAATTCCGAATAGTTTTTTGAATGGATTAAAAAGAATTGGAGAGATAATAAATTATAATGAATTATTTAAATCAGAGGGTAAAAGTCCAGATGATTCAAGATTTGACGAATATGAAACGGTGATATGTGCATTTGCCCCCGAAGTCTTTGCAGATATTTTAAGAAACTTAGCGCTTAACTTGACGGATCGAAATGGGAGACCTTTGTTTCAGGCGGCAAAACGAATTCGAGAAAATATGCTGATAATGACAGAAAAGGAACGTTATGCTATCTTTCGTTCATGGACGGGATCGCTTGGACGTAGAACTGTCGATAAATATGAAAGATTGGGAGAAGATTGGCTTTTCACTTGCGTTATTGAAGATAAAAAAGCTGAAGAGCAGATTAAATTGCTATTGGCAAGAGGTGATAACTGCACATATCCTGTTAATTTCATGCCTGCTTTTAAAACTTTACCGATAAATGTTCGTCATCAATATCTCAGAGAAGCTTCAGAATCGGAAGATAATGACTTTATAGTTAATGTCTTATGGTTTATATCACTAGGCTCTGAAGGATTATCTGATTATGTAGAATCGTTGTTAGAATATGAAAATACTCTTATTAAAGCTTCATTATTTGCTATAATTTTAAAAATAAAAAATCAGTCATTAGGCCAAAAAGTAATCAATGAAGAATGGCATTGGAGCAAGGATAAATGCGCCGGGGAAAATTATTTCGGCAGTCTGATTTTATGTAATTACGGAGGAAACTTAACATATTCAGAGATACTTCAAAGAATATATCCGATGTTGGCCGGGTATGCCCTTGAAAAGCGGGGATATAAGCAAAACGAAATCTTAGAGTATGCTGATTATTTAATGAAAACATGGGAATCCATACAATCTGATACTGGATTTGTTTCAGAGTCAACGCCGATAATGAGCATTTCCTATGATATTAAGGCACAAAATATCAGATGGGAACGAAGGAGCCTTTCACACGACTACAATTTTCATTCACAGACATTTTATAGCTGGTATGCTCTCTGGGGCGGGGCTTTAAGAAGTTCGTTGCCTGCATCAGACAATTCCCACCTCTTTTCCAAACTTGGAAATTTTGAAAAGCGTCATAAAAAACTGCAAGACCTTTTAGAAGAAGCTCTCAACTCGCAATCAGAAAAAGGTAATCATTGGTTTGGTAATGTACTTTGGATTCACGGTTTGAAAAAAGCCATTCAGGCCCGCAAAGAGTACATAGGCAGTTGGCTAAATGCAGTTTTACCTGAAACAGAGAAAAGCTATGACATTATAAGATGTTGCGGTGAATTTTATGAGGTGCTTTGTATTGTATTGCTTGAAATTGAGCCGGAAAAAGGGCGGAATTTATATAAGTTGCTTCAGTCAATTCCCAGAGATCAATATATTGATCGTCAAACTGAGATAACCTCCTTGAAATACAGATTGTTTTGTGTCCCTCGAAATGAGGTTGTCATTCAATTATGGCAAAATGAATTAGAACATTGCCAAAGTAATATTGAGTTAGGAGAGCTAACCTTTTTAATCGAAAAGACTTCAAATATTGACTGGTTATTTTCAGTCATTGAAGAACTTTTATCGTCAAAATGTATGTATGACCATGCAACGGGATTAAAGCTTTTAAGCCTTCTTAATAATGAAGAAGCTGGAAAAAAACTCGAAGATTGGATCGAAAACAATACTGATTCATGGCCGAAAAGGATTGGGGAGTTAGCATTTGAATATTGTTTCAAGAAAAATATATGGGCAAAATGGTGGTTCAAAGATTTCTTGACGAATTCTGATAAAGTAAGGGCTTGGGGATCATTTCGGGTATTTTTGAAATGTGCGGATCTGCGTTTTTGGCTGTGGTGTGATGAAGTTTTGGAAAATAATGAGAATTTAATATCCGACGACCGAAAACAATATTATTTTGAAAATATTGGACAAATTCAAATCCATATCAAAGAAAATTCTAAAAATTTCTGGAAATTACATGAAAAGTTGCTTGATATGAAGGTTCAAAAAGATCAGATATGGCCTTGGATGGATAAATATATTTAACTGGATATTGCTATTAGGCATTAAGAATAAAAAAGTATACCAAAAGCAGAAAATATGATAAGACTTCGGGTATGAAAAAAATAAATCCGCAAATATTGAAAAGTTTTAAGTCCGCAATTCAGAAACTTACAGGATATAAGAGGAGAATTTTTATTGCGGAACTTACGAAAGATTATTTTGACGGGAGTCCGAGAAAAGCAGAGTGCTATCTCGGAGTGGGAAGAAAAACCGCTGTATTGGGACTCAGAGAGCTGGAAACCGGTTTTGTC
This window encodes:
- a CDS encoding restriction endonuclease, whose product is MNWDNFLEILTKKLKHSGKEGFEGLTAKLLEHLTGRKFFLSLSGRQYGRDMSSEEIRGNIIAVECKRYSKASLRERELIGELREALLKMPDLDLWVLLTTQRLNDQAYSSLKQIAHEHGIEFLSIDVENEENSDLAALCANAPDIVINHFRNHIKELSRQKLNDVEQYLIEINKKSGFSHRLEKLKDAFSQESLGFDNWRFCQNEWLIQKFESERESRAAFGQILNIRQTVNDVIPRKDAISKIRYWWGSWKNHKDPFVILGEEGDGKTWAIASFAEQLAKKQTSPPIIFITSNLLSSDDPFQLIVNTLKKQLSEPRNGYWEKRLKNWLKRPNGTSPLCLLVLDGLNEYPTFNWRNLLEALDASPWFGRFALLISCRSAYWERHLKFFHGKYQHVWELPGFNQTELSLALDIKGLKRTNVENLLPLISKPRYFSLMIRLKDQIAESGDITIERLFYEDWKDRVRRKNQRHTFSDDDFQYLITEVAQKLINNSFLKLDDVKSEINSDSPFNIVEELVSSRILVEEKKVIKRQRYKIDNQYLIYGLGLLLLDETSQMSSATDQEIDEAIFHWIEPKGSDLQAKILGTASALALIIEDCSENIRNRLLLNWVSVQNFAESAWWQIPDYFSVRPETYLNIAEKLWSSDENNGLAQDLLMEGFLKYGRIDRIQKILIPYFERWMGFIHLYGYAWLNDQNGSGEKEKERQKIADRIGISEISPGPLNVEGYDFEIITDEKLLRLSRLALAVISHLDRKPFIRAITIGIISKRIVNRFEIDDLFSWTLRTAPDDIWLSIKSEAEQLLKSEKHPFRQSGYKLLTHFGSLEAYRLREKLPVHLIPKAPLQKEYEVNPCDCIFYWWTKENYWDCLSKSNQIGHISSMMRMVALEPNIGIPNSFLNGLKRIGEIINYNELFKSEGKSPDDSRFDEYETVICAFAPEVFADILRNLALNLTDRNGRPLFQAAKRIRENMLIMTEKERYAIFRSWTGSLGRRTVDKYERLGEDWLFTCVIEDKKAEEQIKLLLARGDNCTYPVNFMPAFKTLPINVRHQYLREASESEDNDFIVNVLWFISLGSEGLSDYVESLLEYENTLIKASLFAIILKIKNQSLGQKVINEEWHWSKDKCAGENYFGSLILCNYGGNLTYSEILQRIYPMLAGYALEKRGYKQNEILEYADYLMKTWESIQSDTGFVSESTPIMSISYDIKAQNIRWERRSLSHDYNFHSQTFYSWYALWGGALRSSLPASDNSHLFSKLGNFEKRHKKLQDLLEEALNSQSEKGNHWFGNVLWIHGLKKAIQARKEYIGSWLNAVLPETEKSYDIIRCCGEFYEVLCIVLLEIEPEKGRNLYKLLQSIPRDQYIDRQTEITSLKYRLFCVPRNEVVIQLWQNELEHCQSNIELGELTFLIEKTSNIDWLFSVIEELLSSKCMYDHATGLKLLSLLNNEEAGKKLEDWIENNTDSWPKRIGELAFEYCFKKNIWAKWWFKDFLTNSDKVRAWGSFRVFLKCADLRFWLWCDEVLENNENLISDDRKQYYFENIGQIQIHIKENSKNFWKLHEKLLDMKVQKDQIWPWMDKYI